One genomic segment of Erythrolamprus reginae isolate rEryReg1 chromosome 2, rEryReg1.hap1, whole genome shotgun sequence includes these proteins:
- the LOC139161376 gene encoding tubulin alpha-1A chain isoform X2, whose amino-acid sequence MRECISIHVGQAGVQIGNACWELYCLEHGIQPDGQMPSDKTIGGGDDSFNTFFSETGAGKHVPRAVFVDLEPTVIDEVRTGTYRQLFHPEQLITGKEDAANNYARGHYTIGKEIIDLVLDRIRKLADQCTGLQGFLVFHSFGGGTGSGFTSLLMERLSVDYGKKSKLEFSIYPAPQVSTAVVEPYNSILTTHTTLEHSDCAFMVDNEAIYDICRRNLDIERPTYTNLNRLIGQIVSSITASLRFDGALNVDLTEFQTNLVPYPRIHFPLATYAPVISAEKAYHEQLSVAEITNACFEPANQMVKCDPRHGKYMACCLLYRGDVVPKDVNAAIATIKTKRTIQFVDWCPTGFKVGINYQPPTVVPGGDLAKVQRAVCMLSNTTAIAEAWARLDHKFDLMYAKRAFVHWYVGEGMEEGEFSEAREDMAALEKDYEEVGVDSVEGEGEEEGEEY is encoded by the exons CGTGAGTGCATCTCCATCCATGTTGGCCAAGCCGGTGTCCAGATTGGCAATGCCTGCTGGGAGCTGTACTGCCTTGAACATGGCATCCAGCCAGATGGGCAGATGCCCAGCGACAAGACCATTGGGGGAGGAGATGACTCCTTCAACACCTTCTTCAGTGAGACTGGAGCTGGCAAACACGTCCCCAGGGCTGTATTTGTGGATTTGGAGCCAACAGTAATTG ATGAAGTACGCACTGGAACATACCGTCAGCTATTCCACCCTGAGCAACTGATCACTGGCAAAGAAGATGCTGCTAACAACTATGCCAGGGGCCATTACACCATCGGCAAAGAGATCATTGACTTGGTCCTTGACAGGATTCGCAAATTG GCTGACCAGTGCACAGGTCTCCAGGGTTTCCTGGTCTTCCACAGCTTTGGTGGTGGCACTGGCTCTGGCTTTACATCCTTGCTGATGGAGCGCCTGTCCGTAGACTATGGCAAGAAGTCCAAGCTGGAGTTCTCCATCTACCCAGCTCCCCAAGTATCCACAGCTGTCGTTGAGCCCTACAACTCCATCCTGACCACCCACACCACCCTGGAGCACTCCGACTGTGCCTTCATGGTAGACAACGAAGCCATCTATGACATTTGCCGACGAAACCTTGACATTGAGCGCCCCACCTACACCAATTTGAATAGGTTGATAGGCCAGATTGTTTCTTCCATTACAGCTTCCCTGCGATTTGATGGTGCCCTGAATGTAGATCTGACAGAATTCCAGACCAACTTGGTGCCCTACCCTAGAATCCACTTCCCTCTGGCGACCTATGCTCCGGTCATCTCTGCTGAAAAAGCCTACCATGAGCAGCTTTCTGTAGCAGAGATCACTAATGCATGCTTTGAGCCAGCTAATCAGATGGTGAAATGTGACCCTCGTCACGGTAAATACATGGCCTGCTGCCTGTTGTACCGTGGTGACGTTGTTCCCAAAGATGTCAATGCTGCTATTGCCACCATCAAGACCAAACGTACCATCCAGTTTGTAGACTGGTGCCCCACCGGTTTCAAGGTTGGTATCAACTACCAGCCCCCAACCGTAGTTCCCGGAGGTGACCTGGCCAAGGTGCAGCGTGCGGTCTGCATGCTGAGCAACACCACAGCCATTGCTGAGGCCTGGGCTCGCCTGGACCATAAGTTTGATCTGATGTATGCCAAGCGTGCCTTTGTCCACTGGTACGTTGGGGAAGGGATGGAAGAAGGGGAGTTCTCAGAGGCTCGGGAGGACATGGCTGCTCTGGAGAAGGATTATGAAGAAGTGGGTGTGGATTCTGTTGAAGGAGAAggtgaagaggaaggagaggaatacTAA
- the LOC139161372 gene encoding tubulin alpha-1B chain has product MRECISIHVGQAGVQIGNACWELYCLEHGIQPDGQMPSDKTIGGGDDSFNTFFSETGAGKHVPRAVFVDLEPTVIDEVRTGTYRQLFHPEQLITGKEDAANNYARGHYTIGKEIIDLVLDRIRKLADQCTGLQGFLVFHSFGGGTGSGFTSLLMERLSVDYGKKSKLEFSIYPAPQVSTAVVEPYNSILTTHTTLEHSDCAFMVDNEAIYDICRRNLDIERPTYTNLNRLISQIVSSITASLRFDGALNVDLTEFQTNLVPYPRIHFPLATYAPVISAEKAYHEQLSVAEITNACFEPANQMVKCDPRHGKYMACCLLYRGDVVPKDVNAAIATIKTKRSIQFVDWCPTGFKVGINYQPPTVVPGGDLAKVQRAVCMLSNTTAIAEAWARLDHKFDLMYAKRAFVHWYVGEGMEEGEFSEAREDMAALEKDYEEVGVDSVEGEGEEEGEEY; this is encoded by the exons ATG CGTGAGTGCATCTCCATCCATGTTGGCCAAGCCGGTGTCCAGATTGGCAATGCTTGCTGGGAGCTGTACTGCCTTGAACATGGCATCCAGCCAGATGGGCAGATGCCCAGCGACAAGACCATTGGGGGAGGAGATGACTCCTTCAACACCTTCTTCAGTGAGACTGGAGCTGGCAAACACGTCCCCAGGGCTGTATTTGTGGATTTGGAGCCAACAGTGATTG ATGAAGTGCGCACTGGAACATACCGTCAGCTATTCCACCCTGAGCAACTGATCACTGGCAAAGAAGATGCTGCTAACAACTATGCCAGGGGGCATTACACCATTGGCAAAGAGATCATTGACTTGGTCCTTGACAGGATTAGAAAACTG GCTGACCAGTGCACAGGTCTCCAGGGTTTCCTGGTCTTCCACAGCTTTGGTGGTGGCACTGGCTCTGGCTTTACATCCTTGCTGATGGAGCGCCTGTCCGTAGACTATGGCAAGAAGTCCAAGCTGGAGTTCTCCATCTACCCAGCTCCCCAAGTATCCACAGCTGTCGTTGAGCCCTACAACTCCATCCTGACCACCCACACCACCCTGGAGCACTCCGACTGTGCCTTCATGGTAGACAATGAAGCCATTTATGACATTTGCCGACGAAACCTTGACATTGAGCGCCCCACCTACACCAACCTCAACCGCCTTATCAGCCAGATCGTGTCCTCCATCACAGCTTCCCTGCGATTCGATGGTGCCCTGAATGTAGACCTGACAGAATTCCAGACCAACTTGGTGCCCTACCCTAGAATCCATTTCCCTCTAGCGACCTATGCTCCGGTCATCTCTGCTGAAAAAGCCTACCATGAGCAGCTTTCTGTAGCAGAGATCACTAATGCATGCTTTGAGCCAGCTAATCAGATGGTGAAATGTGACCCTCGTCACGGTAAATACATGGCCTGCTGCCTGTTGTACCGTGGTGATGTTGTTCCCAAAGATGTCAATGCTGCTATTGCCACCATCAAGACCAAACGCAGCATCCAGTTTGTAGACTGGTGCCCCACCGGTTTCAAGGTTGGTATCAACTACCAGCCCCCGACCGTAGTTCCCGGAGGCGACCTGGCCAAGGTGCAGCGTGCTGTTTGCATGCTGAGCAACACCACAGCCATTGCTGAGGCCTGGGCCCGCCTGGACCATAAGTTTGATCTGATGTATGCCAAGCGTGCCTTTGTCCACTGGTACGTTGGGGAAGGGATGGAAGAAGGGGAGTTCTCAGAGGCTCGGGAGGACATGGCTGCTCTGGAGAAGGATTATGAGGAAGTGGGTGTGGATTCTGTTGAAGGAGAAggtgaagaggaaggagaggaatatTAG
- the LOC139161376 gene encoding tubulin alpha-1A chain isoform X1 — MRECISIHVGQAGVQIGNACWELYCLEHGIQPDGQMPSDKTIGGGDDSFNTFFSETGAGKHVPRAVFVDLEPTVIDEVRTGTYRQLFHPEQLITGKEDAANNYARGHYTIGKEIIDLVLDRIRKLADQCTGLQGFLVFHSFGGGTGSGFTSLLMERLSVDYGKKSKLEFSIYPAPQVSTAVVEPYNSILTTHTTLEHSDCAFMVDNEAIYDICRRNLDIERPTYTNLNRLIGQIVSSITASLRFDGALNVDLTEFQTNLVPYPRIHFPLATYAPVISAEKAYHEQLSVAEITNACFEPANQMVKCDPRHGKYMACCLLYRGDVVPKDVNAAIATIKTKRTIQFVDWCPTGFKVGINYQPPTVVPGGDLAKVQRAVCMLSNTTAIAEAWARLDHKFDLMYAKRAFVHWYVGEGMEEGEFSEAREDMAALEKDYEEVGVDSVEGEGEEEGEEY, encoded by the exons ATG CGTGAGTGCATCTCCATCCATGTTGGCCAAGCCGGTGTCCAGATTGGCAATGCCTGCTGGGAGCTGTACTGCCTTGAACATGGCATCCAGCCAGATGGGCAGATGCCCAGCGACAAGACCATTGGGGGAGGAGATGACTCCTTCAACACCTTCTTCAGTGAGACTGGAGCTGGCAAACACGTCCCCAGGGCTGTATTTGTGGATTTGGAGCCAACAGTAATTG ATGAAGTACGCACTGGAACATACCGTCAGCTATTCCACCCTGAGCAACTGATCACTGGCAAAGAAGATGCTGCTAACAACTATGCCAGGGGCCATTACACCATCGGCAAAGAGATCATTGACTTGGTCCTTGACAGGATTCGCAAATTG GCTGACCAGTGCACAGGTCTCCAGGGTTTCCTGGTCTTCCACAGCTTTGGTGGTGGCACTGGCTCTGGCTTTACATCCTTGCTGATGGAGCGCCTGTCCGTAGACTATGGCAAGAAGTCCAAGCTGGAGTTCTCCATCTACCCAGCTCCCCAAGTATCCACAGCTGTCGTTGAGCCCTACAACTCCATCCTGACCACCCACACCACCCTGGAGCACTCCGACTGTGCCTTCATGGTAGACAACGAAGCCATCTATGACATTTGCCGACGAAACCTTGACATTGAGCGCCCCACCTACACCAATTTGAATAGGTTGATAGGCCAGATTGTTTCTTCCATTACAGCTTCCCTGCGATTTGATGGTGCCCTGAATGTAGATCTGACAGAATTCCAGACCAACTTGGTGCCCTACCCTAGAATCCACTTCCCTCTGGCGACCTATGCTCCGGTCATCTCTGCTGAAAAAGCCTACCATGAGCAGCTTTCTGTAGCAGAGATCACTAATGCATGCTTTGAGCCAGCTAATCAGATGGTGAAATGTGACCCTCGTCACGGTAAATACATGGCCTGCTGCCTGTTGTACCGTGGTGACGTTGTTCCCAAAGATGTCAATGCTGCTATTGCCACCATCAAGACCAAACGTACCATCCAGTTTGTAGACTGGTGCCCCACCGGTTTCAAGGTTGGTATCAACTACCAGCCCCCAACCGTAGTTCCCGGAGGTGACCTGGCCAAGGTGCAGCGTGCGGTCTGCATGCTGAGCAACACCACAGCCATTGCTGAGGCCTGGGCTCGCCTGGACCATAAGTTTGATCTGATGTATGCCAAGCGTGCCTTTGTCCACTGGTACGTTGGGGAAGGGATGGAAGAAGGGGAGTTCTCAGAGGCTCGGGAGGACATGGCTGCTCTGGAGAAGGATTATGAAGAAGTGGGTGTGGATTCTGTTGAAGGAGAAggtgaagaggaaggagaggaatacTAA